A genomic stretch from Plasmodium reichenowi strain SY57 chromosome 4, whole genome shotgun sequence includes:
- a CDS encoding U4/U6 small nuclear ribonucleoprotein PRP31, putative, translating to MATLADSFLKDLEDLEFEEEEEEEENNIGEKAPFIKRSNNRVDDEDNDDYEEIVDAIEEFLNEKKKNKERKISELLYDEEFLNMMNDIKTYMFEEEQKKKEKEKDDEHVDGDEKIEGLLKERERDRESKSNKINNIDSDKFNNNSDEDNSYDDVMIEKCMETILRIDTEILNIHKYVKDIYSTKFPELDSIVYSPVEYISVVNKIRNEVDLKNIDFSDILPNTTVMAITVASSMTTGICLPDHLLKNCISFCNEGIQLNEYRNIILLYLESKMFYLAPNVTMLLGSSLTARLISAVGSLKNLSIISSQNLIVIASTKKSLFGLSNVHKTLGIGILCCSEIVQSVPDAYKKKAISLLASKCSLAARIDYFKKYKEGQYGLLLRQYIISHLIKLQEPPPLKQKKILPMPDEKRKRKRGGKRYRKLKEKTQITELTKQINRLPFGPETTDDFYNFNDQNTILLNSNITKLKYTNKQKNLITKKRNLNVHSSGATGGLSSSLIFTPLQGIELYNPSLINKKNKQTENKYFSNTAEFRKI from the exons atg gCAACTTTGGCTGATTCATTTCTGAAAGATCTCGAAGATCTTGAATTTGAAGAggaagaagaagaagaagaaaataatatcgGGGAGAAGGCCCCctttattaaaagaagTAACAATAGAGTAGACGATGAAgataatgatgattatGAAGAGATTGTAGATGCTATTGAAGAGTTTTTAAAtgagaagaaaaaaaacaagGAAAGGAAAATCTCGGAATTGTTATATGATGAAGAgtttttaaatatgatgaATGATATAAAGACGTACATGTTTGAAGaggaacaaaaaaaaaaagaaaaagaaaaagatgaTGAGCATGTAGATGGTGATGAAAAAATTGAAGGATTATTAAAGGAGAGGGAGAGGGATAGGGAGAGCAAGAgcaataaaataaataatattgatagTGATAagtttaataataatagtgaTGAGGATAATTCTTATGATGATGTGATGATAGAAAAATGTATGGAAACTATCCTAAGAATTGACAcagaaatattaaatatcCACAAATATGTAAAAGATATTTATTCAACAAAATTTCCAGAATTAGATTCTATAGTATATAGTCCTGTAGAATATATAAGTGttgttaataaaataagaaatgAGGTTGATTTAAAGAATATTGACTTCTCAGATATTTTACCTAACACAACCGTTATGGCTATTACTGTTGCTTCTAGTATGACAACAGGAATATGTTTACCTGatcatttattaaaaaattgtatTTCTTTTTGTAATGAAGGAATAcaattaaatgaatatagaaatataatattattatatttagaAAGTAAAATGTTTTATCTAGCACCAAATGTAACCATGTTATTAGGTAGTTCTTTAACAGCACGTTTAATAAGTGCTGTGGGTTCTTTAAAGAACTTATCAATAATATCATCTCAAAATCTAATAGTTATAGCAAGTACAAAAAAATCACTATTTGGTTTAAGTAATGTACATAAGACTCTGGGAATAGGTATCCTGTGCTGTTCAGAAATTGTTCAAAGTGTACCTGATgcatataaaaagaaagcCATAAGCTTATTAGCTTCAAAATGTAGTTTAGCTGCTCGAAttgattattttaaaaaatataaagaaggACAATATGGATTATTACTTAgacaatatattatatcccatttaataaaattacaAGAACCACCACcattaaaacaaaaaaaaatattaccCATGCCTGATGAAAagagaaaaagaaaaagagGTGGAAAAAGATATCgtaaattaaaagaaaaaacacAAATAACCGAATTAACAAAACAAATCAATAGATTACCATTCGGTCCTGAAACAACAGatgatttttataattttaatgatCAAAATACCATCTTATTAAATTCAAATATAACcaaattaaaatatacaaataaacaaaaaaatcttataacaaaaaaaagaaatttaaATGTACATTCAAGTGGAGCCACAGGTGGATTGTCTtcttctttaatttttacGCCACTCCAGGGGattgaattatataacccttcattaattaataaaaaaaataagcAAACCGAAAATAAGTACTTTTCAAATACGGCTGAATTTAggaagatataa
- a CDS encoding 40S ribosomal processing protein, putative gives MEIKILHRNPEEYKNNKGTSNYKHVRSFDKKIHLFQREVEYKRALNATKMDKIFAKPLIKCLDGHDDSIKSICVSNKNLSDLYSGSCNGIINMWNVLDKKLIKKIKAHDGFVRSLCMSYDEKFLFSCGDDKYIKQWVIYKNKNINDIINEEQDNIHQGHNNDITQESNNIYEQQNDNQFHYLEKEDVPKKIYVCKNVPNSIDKLFSENLIVSGSQTLDIWDYYRNNAISSFDYNNEYIYYVKCNYSQTNLVGLTLSDNSIGIVDIRNKTPIKKLYLKYRSNSLSWNNMNPKQFVIANEDSNLYSFDMRYLKTAYLVHKGFVNAVLDVDFSPIGNKFVACSYDKTVRLFNSDEPTSYDVYHTKRMQHVLCCKFSQDAKYVFTGSSDMSLRIWKSISHEPSGILSNKEKQAINYRNKLKEKFASLKEIKRIRQHHHVPALIKSLSDKKKVMLEAKKRKEKNKIQHSKNPEQLPIPEKKKIFVTEQ, from the coding sequence atggagataaaaatattacatagAAACCCAGaggaatataaaaataataaggGGACATCAAATTACAAACATGTAAGAAGTTTTGATAAGAAGATTCATTTATTTCAAAGAGAAGTAGAATATAAGAGAGCTCTGAATGCCACCAAGATGGATAAAATATTTGCCAAGCCTTTAATTAAATGTTTAGATGGACATGATGATTCTATAAAAAGTATTTGTGTATCGAATAAAAACTTGAGCGATTTATACAGTGGAAGTTGTAATGGTATAATTAATATGTGGAATGTACTAGATAAgaaattaattaaaaaaataaaagcACATGATGGATTTGTTCGTAGCCTATGTATGAGTTATGATGagaaatttttatttagtTGTGGTGATgacaaatatattaaacaatgggtaatttataaaaataaaaatattaatgatataataaatgaagaacAAGATAATATACATCAAGGACacaataatgatataacacaagaatcaaataatatatatgaacaacaaaatgataaccagtttcattatttagaaaaagaagatgtacccaaaaaaatttatgttTGTAAAAACGTTCCTAATAGTATAGATAAACTCTTTTCAGAAAATCTTATTGTTTCAGGTAGCCAAACCTTAGATATTTGGGATTATTATAGAAATAATGCAATATCTAGTTTTGATTATAAcaatgaatatatatattatgtaaaatGTAATTATTCACAAACCAATTTAGTAGGATTAACACTCTCTGACAATTCTATAGGTATAGTAgatataagaaataaaacacctattaaaaaattatatctAAAATATAGAAGTAATTCATTAAGTTGGAATAATATGAATCCAAAACAATTTGTTATTGCCAATGAAGATTctaatttatattcttttgaTATGAGATATTTAAAAACAGCTTATCTAGTACATAAAGGTTTTGTTAATGCTGTGCTAGATGTAGATTTCTCTCCCATAGGAAATAAATTCGTTGCATGTTCTTACGATAAGACTGTTAGATTATTTAATTCAGACGAACCCACAAGTTATGATGTATATCATACTAAAAGAATGCAACATGTTTTGTGTTGTAAATTTAGTCAAGATGCTAAATATGTCTTTACAGGTAGTAGTGATATGTCCCTACGCATATGGAAAAGCATTTCTCATGAACCCTCAGGAATTTTATCCaataaagaaaaacaaGCCATTAATTatagaaataaattaaaagaaaaattcgcatcattaaaagaaattaaaagaataagACAACATCATCATGTGCCAGCCTTAATCAAAAGCTTGTCTGATAAAAAGAAGGTCATGCTCGAAGCAAAAAAGAGAAAGgaaaagaacaaaatacAACATTCAAAAAATCCAGAGCAGTTACCTATTCCggagaagaaaaaaatttttgtCACAGAGCAATAA
- a CDS encoding hypothetical protein (conserved Plasmodium protein, unknown function): protein MEILPAGYSDFRKREYWNNFFRIIDNKNFEWYGSYEDIKSIVYKCIRKRLNYSNDKNEDEISSCAVNKNCLFINTGCGNSNISNEFYEDGFKNIINIDYSEVVLENMRKKYGKKMKFINIDLNNIEEFDKFLKNIDYQWENENNNNINNVGNIDNINNVDNNNNITTHDEINIEETNHYHNVGCEKKTEKKNHIFYKQYDYKIFFDKAFLDSYLSCEKNEEDICKKNAQNYFSHIFKYMKIGDLFLIVTLCQYYIIKEIIRNIYNENVKLEIFPYLIKQHTNEFTLHPFLFAFYKTSKKKKNDYSAQFINIHNNDIKEISIWKIPQEIKKIRENININIFKKGKRIILDIYNQNTNLCDYNIIVYDSKLEQKTIKYNTVVIVVPWGYEFHSLYSSPEGNEELSQKAQTKRLLLVMKSTFFLKHNKTNDKTIASNVDNKRADNILHDTLYDIPFNSFINDYNVNSNHNNVHHNNIHHNNVHHNNVHHNNVHHNNVQHNHVHHNNISNVLYQNNHSINILLNSVKNELRNILNELALPNSENFPIMVLNEDVKDCKIISFEKSKHCTSIIIRDVLITDEFMSDHFHDDQNKIEKLKNKNKKKNKNKNKTNKNNNKSKHKEINSIHEKHIEDNTFGNSLSNNTICDDHVLCNNDYDYPNERNFLEYKKMVMTLLEKNRKDKKIYFEKKDIYKRQMIFSYDPLTVQSELIYTRKKNQEIKNDNENIIFEYVQSASQYHIMFSCSIFFVINPNIFFNNKNFKINICILGGGTNVLSNIIKTIFHDYYIHFDIIEIDETVKKFYSLFAYETYNNERHIMNYIINDSYDYITNFTQKQFYNIIFLDINNSQNSYITADGYKLYMTCPHVKFLNKHIINNIKNILKKDNGILVVNLLTRDKNAKTYVYNFFKTFFVTLISISSINQEINEVLICSDNIMTTEKNATFQYNLLYMIKNYYDKWFLNFDLEQFISNIKIM from the exons ATGGAAATTTTGCCTGCTGGCTATTCTGATTTTCGGAAGAGAGAATATTGGAACAATTTTTTTCGTATaatagataataaaaattttgaGTGGTATGGAAGTTATGAGGATATAAAAAGTATTGTGTACAAATGTATAAGGAAAAGATTAAATTATAGTAATGATAAGAATGAGGATGAGATAAGTTCATGTGctgtaaataaaaattgtttatttattaatacaGGTTGTGGTAATTCCAATATAAGCAATGAATTTTATGAAGATGgatttaaaaatattattaatattgaTTATTCAGAAGTTGTTCTTGAAAATATGAGAAAgaaatatggaaaaaaaatgaaatttattaatattgaTTTAAATAACATAGAAGAATTTGATaagtttttaaaaaatatagattATCAATGGGAAAAcgaaaataataataatattaacaatGTTGGCAATATTGACAATATTAACAATGTtgacaataataataatattacaacTCATGATGAAATCAATATCGAAGAAACAAACCATTATCATAATGTTGGttgtgaaaaaaaaacagaaaaaaaaaatcatatattttataaacaatatgattataaaatattttttgataaaGCCTTTCTAGATTCGTATTTATCTtgtgaaaaaaatgaagaagataTTTGTAAAAAGAATGcacaaaattatttttctcatatttttaaatatatgaaaataggagatttatttttaatagtTACTTTATgtcaatattatataattaaagaaataattagaaatatatataatgaaaatgtCAAATTAGAGatttttccatatttaataaaacaaCATACAAATGAATTTACATTACATCCATTCCTTTTTGCATTTTATAAAACTTcaaagaagaaaaaaaatgattattCTGCTcaatttataaatatacataataatgatattaaagaaatatctatatggaaaataccacaagaaattaaaaaaataagagaaaatataaatattaatatatttaaaaaaggaaaacgtattatattagatatatataatcaaaataCAAATCTATgtgattataatattattgtatatGATTCAAAATTAGAACAAAAAACAATCAAATATAATACTGTTGTTATTGTGGTACCATGGGGATATGAATTTCattctttatattcttCTCCTGAAGGAAATGAAGAATTGTCACAAAAAGCTCAAACAAAAAGATTACTTCTAGTTATGAAAtcaacattttttttaaaacataataaaacaaatgaTAAAACCATTGCTTCTAATGTGGATAACAAGAGAGCTGACAATATATTACATGATACTTTGTATGATATTCCATTcaattcttttataaatgaTTACAATGTGAATTCtaatcataataatgttcatcataataatattcatcataataatgttcatcataataatgttcatcataataatgttcatcataataatgTTCAGCATAATCATGttcatcataataatatttctaaCGTGCTGTATCAAAATAATCATtcaattaatatattattaaattctGTAAAAAACGAATTAAGAAACATTTTGAACGAGTTGGCCCTTCCCAATTCTGAAAATTTCCCCATCATGGTTTTAAATGAAGATGTAAAAGATTGCAAAATTATATCTTTCGAAAAGTCGAAACATTGTActagtattattatacgAGATGTGCTAATTACAGATGAATTTATGTCCGATCATTTTCATGACgatcaaaataaaatcgaaaaattaaaaaataaaaataaaaaaaaaaataaaaataaaaataaaacaaacaaaaataataataaaagtaaacataaagaaattaataGTATCCATGAGAAACACATAGAAGACAATACCTTTGGGAACAGCTTGTCAAATAATACCATTTGCGATGATCATGttttatgtaataatgATTATGATTATCCAAATGAGAGAAATTTTTtggaatataaaaaaatggtAATGACTTTATTAGAAAAGAATAGAAAGgataagaaaatatattttgaaaaaaaagatatatataaaagacAAATGATATTTTCTTATGATCCTTTAACAGTACAATCtgaattaatatatactagaaaaaaaaatcaagaaataaaaaatgataatgaaaatataatctTTGAATATGTCCAGTCAGCTAGCCAATACCATATAATGTTTTCATGtagtatattttttgtaataaatccaaatatattttttaataataaaaattttaaaattaatatatgtatattagGAGGAGGTACTAATGTATTATccaatattataaaaacaatatttcatgattattatatacatttcGATATTATAGAAATAGATGAAACagtaaaaaaattttattctttGTTCGCTTATGAAACCTATAATAATGAAAGGCATATAATGAATTACATTATTAATGATTcttatgattatataacGAATTTTACACAAAAACAATTTTACAATATCATATTTCttgatattaataattctcaaaattcatatataacaGCTGATggatataaattatatatgacCTGTCCACAtgttaaatttttaaataaacatattattaataatattaaaaatattttaaaaaaggataatGGTATATTAGTAGTTAATTTATTAACAAGAGATAAAAATGCAAAGACATATGTGTACAACTTTTTTAAGACTTTTTTTGTCACATTAATTAGTATATCATCAATTAATCAG GAGATCAATGAAGTGTTGATATGTagtgataatattatgacGACCGAAAAAAATGCAACTTTTCAATATAACCTATTATATATG attaaaaattattatgataagTGGTTCCTAAATTTTGACTTGGAGCAATTTATAAGTAACATTAAGATAATGTAA